A genomic region of Papaver somniferum cultivar HN1 chromosome 7, ASM357369v1, whole genome shotgun sequence contains the following coding sequences:
- the LOC113299122 gene encoding uncharacterized protein LOC113299122 isoform X2, with the protein MATNEVTVSVLLDHGALVNKTNGRVRLRCNYCGKEVSGYSRLKQHLGGGMRGEVTPCFKVPEDVKVQMESRLPRTKKAHVNNSRQEDVKVHMRNKLLPDTRKQHEHREVLQWSDSSSSLMKDSSSDDYSPDESSSSWTRDSSSDDSSPDEASVDVRYHATVLDTKKGRVRCNYCAKEMNNYTRFRQHLGGIRGHVSPCVEVPEVIKVQMRKYSLRALSRKRKHSVVVEYSGSDQVDEKLQVLHNPETVNEEVAEDDSPRQTQRCVGRFFFANGIDFSAANSSTFEKMIHALVGGGSTAYKVPSCDDLKGWILEGELKAMREHVQEVVCSWGSTGCSILLDGWTDDKGRNMINFIVDSPQGPIFMKSADFSDSIGDVDAMISLLSGVIEEIGVQNVVQIVTYTTGGSMEAVGKQMTEKYKSIFWTVCASHCIGLMLEKIGMLGTERGVLGKAKTITKFIYSHETVLKLMKEHTLGFDLVSSSRIRSMMPFLILETIEFQKNNLRKMFISPEWKNLTLASTADGRMVADLVTGESSFWAEVEMLLKASTPLIRALHLLNGEDSRPQLGYIYRTMGRVKETIKKMYEGRKAEYQPFWTVIDGIWDDQLHSPIHAAGYYLNPGLFYFKDFYADNEVKAGLLCCIVRIVEDEREQDLIALQFDEYRKASGAFGDGDAVDQRAKIAPAKWWSLYGGECPELQRFAIRILSQTCTGALRYGLKRSLTEELHMKKGRNCLEQKRLTELTFVHHNLQLQNLPASNSHYTDIFLEPIDPMDEWIGGSGMVEKAAKQNGNV; encoded by the exons ATGGCAACGAATGAAGTGACGGTGAGCGTTCTTCTTGATCATGGTGCACTTGTAAACAAGACAAATGGCCGAGTTAGACTTAGGTGCAATTACTGTGGAAAAGAGGTAAGCGGTTATTCTCGTCTCAAGCAACACTTAGGAGGAGGTATGCGTGGAGAAGTAACACCTTGTTTTAAAGTCCCGGAGGATGTCAAGGTACAAATGGAGAGCAGGTTGCCCAGAACAAAGAAAGCACATGTGAACAATTCTAGACAAG AGGATGTTAAGGTACATATGAGGAACAAATTGTTACCAGACACAAGGAAACAACATGAACACAGGGAAGTTCTTCAATGGTCCGATTCGAGTTCTTCTTTGATGAAGGATTCCAGCTCTGACGACTATTCCCCTGATGAATCAAGTTCTTCTTGGACGAGGGATTCCAGCTCTGACGACTCCTCCCCTGATGAAGCGAGTGTAGATGTTCGATATCATGCTACAGTTCTTGATACGAAAAAAGGTCGGGTTAGGTGCAATTATTGCGCAAAGGAGATGAATAATTATACTCGTTTTAGGCAACACTTAGGCGGAATACGTGGACATGTATCACCTTGTGTTGAAGTTCCAGAGGTTATTAAGGTGCAAATGAGGAAATACAGCCTACGCGCTTTATCACGGAAGAGGAAACACAGCGTTGTAGTTGAGTACTCTGGATCAGACCAAGTGGATGAGAAATTACAGGTTTTGCATAACCCCGAAACAGTAAACGAAGAAGTAGCTGAAGATGACTCACCTAGGCAAACCCAGAGGTGTGTCGGCAGATTCTTTTTTGCAAATGGAATTGATTTTAGTGCTGCAAACTCATCTACCTTCGAGAAAATGATACATGCTTTGGTTGGAGGTGGTTCCACGGCATATAAGGTCCCTAGTTGTGATGACCTCAAAGGGTGGATCCTAGAGGGAGAACTGAAAGCTATGCGAGAGCATGTGCAGGAAGTTGTGTGTTCTTGGGGAAGCACTGGGTGCAGCATATTGCTGGATGGGTGGACCGATGACAAAGGGAGAAATATGATTAATTTTATAGTTGATAGCCCACAGGGTCCCATATTCATGAAGTCGGCCGATTTCTCAGATTCCATTGGAGATGTAGATGCCATGATCTCACTGTTAAGTGGAGTTATTGAAGAGATAGGAGTACAGAATGTGGTTCAAATTGTCACATATACTACTGGGGGTTCAATGGAGGCAGTTGGTAAACAAATGACAGAGAAATATAAGAGTATATTTTGGACTGTTTGTGCATCTCACTGCATAGGCCTCATGTTGGAAAAGATAGGAATGTTGGGCACTGAGAGAGGAGTACTGGGTAAGGCAAAGACCATAACTAAGTTCATTTACAGCCATGAGACAGTTTTGAAGCTCATGAAAGAACACACTCTTGGGTTCGACCTAGTTAGTTCCTCCAGGATAAGATCAATGATGCCTTTTTTAATATTGGAGACAATTGAGTTTCAAAAGAATAATTTGAGGAAGATGTTCATTTCGCCGGAATGGAAGAACTTGACATTGGCTTCAACAGCTGATGGAAGGATGGTGGCTGATTTGGTCACAGGGGAGTCTTCTTTCTGGGCTGAAGTTGAGATGCTTTTGAAGGCAAGTACTCCGCTTATACGTGCTCTGCATCTACTTAATGGAGAAGATAGCAGACCCCAGTTAGGCTACATATACAGGACAATGGGCAGGGTCAAGGAGACAATAAAAAAGATGTATGAAGGAAGGAAAGCAGAATATCAACCTTTCTGGACAGTCATCGATGGGATTTGGGATGATCAACTTCATAGCCCTATCCATGCAGCAGGCTACTACTTAAATCCGGGTCTCTTTTACTTTAAAGATTTCTATGCTGATAATGAGGTTAAGGCCGGACTTCTGTGCTGCATCGTACGGATTGTGGAGGATGAACGTGAACAGGATTTGATAGCATTACAATTTGATGAGTATAGAAAGGCTAGTGGAGCTTTTGGCGATGGGGATGCTGTTGATCAAAGAGCAAAGATTGCTCCAG CGAAGTGGTGGTCCCTGTATGGAGGCGAATGCCCTGAATTACAACGATTTGCTATAAGAATTCTGTCTCAGACCTGTACTGGTGCCTTAAGATATGGTTTGAAAAGGAGTCTAACTGAGGAACTACATATGAAGAAGGGAAGGAACTGTTTAGAGCAAAAACGGTTGACTGAGCTGACATTCGTTCACCATAATCTTCAGTTGCAAAATTTACCTGCTTCAAACTCACATTACACTGACATATTTCTTGAACCTATCGATCCAATGGATGAATGGATTGGCGGAAGTGGCATGGTAGAGAAAGCAGCTAAACAAAATGGTAATGTTTAA
- the LOC113299122 gene encoding uncharacterized protein LOC113299122 isoform X1 has product MATNEVTVSVLLDHGALVNKTNGRVRLRCNYCGKEVSGYSRLKQHLGGGMRGEVTPCFKVPEDVKVQMESRLPRTKKAHVNNSRQGKNEAVLDFHHHGTLVDGVKRRVRCNYCGEEINSYSLFLYHLVRIDEYVVACNKVPEDVKVHMRNKLLPDTRKQHEHREVLQWSDSSSSLMKDSSSDDYSPDESSSSWTRDSSSDDSSPDEASVDVRYHATVLDTKKGRVRCNYCAKEMNNYTRFRQHLGGIRGHVSPCVEVPEVIKVQMRKYSLRALSRKRKHSVVVEYSGSDQVDEKLQVLHNPETVNEEVAEDDSPRQTQRCVGRFFFANGIDFSAANSSTFEKMIHALVGGGSTAYKVPSCDDLKGWILEGELKAMREHVQEVVCSWGSTGCSILLDGWTDDKGRNMINFIVDSPQGPIFMKSADFSDSIGDVDAMISLLSGVIEEIGVQNVVQIVTYTTGGSMEAVGKQMTEKYKSIFWTVCASHCIGLMLEKIGMLGTERGVLGKAKTITKFIYSHETVLKLMKEHTLGFDLVSSSRIRSMMPFLILETIEFQKNNLRKMFISPEWKNLTLASTADGRMVADLVTGESSFWAEVEMLLKASTPLIRALHLLNGEDSRPQLGYIYRTMGRVKETIKKMYEGRKAEYQPFWTVIDGIWDDQLHSPIHAAGYYLNPGLFYFKDFYADNEVKAGLLCCIVRIVEDEREQDLIALQFDEYRKASGAFGDGDAVDQRAKIAPAKWWSLYGGECPELQRFAIRILSQTCTGALRYGLKRSLTEELHMKKGRNCLEQKRLTELTFVHHNLQLQNLPASNSHYTDIFLEPIDPMDEWIGGSGMVEKAAKQNGNV; this is encoded by the exons ATGGCAACGAATGAAGTGACGGTGAGCGTTCTTCTTGATCATGGTGCACTTGTAAACAAGACAAATGGCCGAGTTAGACTTAGGTGCAATTACTGTGGAAAAGAGGTAAGCGGTTATTCTCGTCTCAAGCAACACTTAGGAGGAGGTATGCGTGGAGAAGTAACACCTTGTTTTAAAGTCCCGGAGGATGTCAAGGTACAAATGGAGAGCAGGTTGCCCAGAACAAAGAAAGCACATGTGAACAATTCTAGACAAGGTAAGAATGAAGCTGTTCTTGATTTTCATCATCATGGTACACTTGTAGATGGCGTCAAGAGGCGAGTTAGGTGCAATTATTGTGGAGAAGAAATAAATAgttattctctatttttgtatCACTTAGTCCGAATAGATGAATATGTAGTAGCATGTAATAAAGTTCCAGAGGATGTTAAGGTACATATGAGGAACAAATTGTTACCAGACACAAGGAAACAACATGAACACAGGGAAGTTCTTCAATGGTCCGATTCGAGTTCTTCTTTGATGAAGGATTCCAGCTCTGACGACTATTCCCCTGATGAATCAAGTTCTTCTTGGACGAGGGATTCCAGCTCTGACGACTCCTCCCCTGATGAAGCGAGTGTAGATGTTCGATATCATGCTACAGTTCTTGATACGAAAAAAGGTCGGGTTAGGTGCAATTATTGCGCAAAGGAGATGAATAATTATACTCGTTTTAGGCAACACTTAGGCGGAATACGTGGACATGTATCACCTTGTGTTGAAGTTCCAGAGGTTATTAAGGTGCAAATGAGGAAATACAGCCTACGCGCTTTATCACGGAAGAGGAAACACAGCGTTGTAGTTGAGTACTCTGGATCAGACCAAGTGGATGAGAAATTACAGGTTTTGCATAACCCCGAAACAGTAAACGAAGAAGTAGCTGAAGATGACTCACCTAGGCAAACCCAGAGGTGTGTCGGCAGATTCTTTTTTGCAAATGGAATTGATTTTAGTGCTGCAAACTCATCTACCTTCGAGAAAATGATACATGCTTTGGTTGGAGGTGGTTCCACGGCATATAAGGTCCCTAGTTGTGATGACCTCAAAGGGTGGATCCTAGAGGGAGAACTGAAAGCTATGCGAGAGCATGTGCAGGAAGTTGTGTGTTCTTGGGGAAGCACTGGGTGCAGCATATTGCTGGATGGGTGGACCGATGACAAAGGGAGAAATATGATTAATTTTATAGTTGATAGCCCACAGGGTCCCATATTCATGAAGTCGGCCGATTTCTCAGATTCCATTGGAGATGTAGATGCCATGATCTCACTGTTAAGTGGAGTTATTGAAGAGATAGGAGTACAGAATGTGGTTCAAATTGTCACATATACTACTGGGGGTTCAATGGAGGCAGTTGGTAAACAAATGACAGAGAAATATAAGAGTATATTTTGGACTGTTTGTGCATCTCACTGCATAGGCCTCATGTTGGAAAAGATAGGAATGTTGGGCACTGAGAGAGGAGTACTGGGTAAGGCAAAGACCATAACTAAGTTCATTTACAGCCATGAGACAGTTTTGAAGCTCATGAAAGAACACACTCTTGGGTTCGACCTAGTTAGTTCCTCCAGGATAAGATCAATGATGCCTTTTTTAATATTGGAGACAATTGAGTTTCAAAAGAATAATTTGAGGAAGATGTTCATTTCGCCGGAATGGAAGAACTTGACATTGGCTTCAACAGCTGATGGAAGGATGGTGGCTGATTTGGTCACAGGGGAGTCTTCTTTCTGGGCTGAAGTTGAGATGCTTTTGAAGGCAAGTACTCCGCTTATACGTGCTCTGCATCTACTTAATGGAGAAGATAGCAGACCCCAGTTAGGCTACATATACAGGACAATGGGCAGGGTCAAGGAGACAATAAAAAAGATGTATGAAGGAAGGAAAGCAGAATATCAACCTTTCTGGACAGTCATCGATGGGATTTGGGATGATCAACTTCATAGCCCTATCCATGCAGCAGGCTACTACTTAAATCCGGGTCTCTTTTACTTTAAAGATTTCTATGCTGATAATGAGGTTAAGGCCGGACTTCTGTGCTGCATCGTACGGATTGTGGAGGATGAACGTGAACAGGATTTGATAGCATTACAATTTGATGAGTATAGAAAGGCTAGTGGAGCTTTTGGCGATGGGGATGCTGTTGATCAAAGAGCAAAGATTGCTCCAG CGAAGTGGTGGTCCCTGTATGGAGGCGAATGCCCTGAATTACAACGATTTGCTATAAGAATTCTGTCTCAGACCTGTACTGGTGCCTTAAGATATGGTTTGAAAAGGAGTCTAACTGAGGAACTACATATGAAGAAGGGAAGGAACTGTTTAGAGCAAAAACGGTTGACTGAGCTGACATTCGTTCACCATAATCTTCAGTTGCAAAATTTACCTGCTTCAAACTCACATTACACTGACATATTTCTTGAACCTATCGATCCAATGGATGAATGGATTGGCGGAAGTGGCATGGTAGAGAAAGCAGCTAAACAAAATGGTAATGTTTAA